In the genome of Pangasianodon hypophthalmus isolate fPanHyp1 chromosome 23, fPanHyp1.pri, whole genome shotgun sequence, one region contains:
- the hbba2 gene encoding hemoglobin, beta adult 2 — protein sequence MVFWSQSERSAIADLWDKIDVDEIGPQALARVLIVYPWTQRYFDKFGNLNSVAAILGNPKVAAHGKVVLNALHNAVQNLDNIKATYSKLSQLHCEILNVDPDNFRLLADCLTIVIATKFGAAFTPEIQATWQKFLAVVVAALSSRYF from the exons ATGGTTTTTTGGTCACAATCCGAACGGAGTGCCATTGCAGATCTCTGGGACAAAATCGATGTCGATGAGATCGGGCCTCAGGCCCTGGCAAG AGTACTGATTGTCTACCCCTGGACTCAGCGCTATTTCGACAAATTTGGAAATTTGAACAGTGTTGCTGCCATTCTGGGGAACCCTAAGGTCGCTGCCCATGGCAAAGTTGTGCTGAACGCTTTGCACAACGCAGTGCAGAACCTGGACAACATCAAGGCGACCTACTCAAAACTGAGCCAGCTCCACTGTGAGATTCTCAATGTAGACCCCGATAATTTCAGG CTTTTAGCCGATTGTCTCACCATTGTGATCGCGACCAAATTCGGAGCCGCTTTCACCCCTGAAATTCAGGCTACATGGCAGAAGTTTCTGGCAGTCGTCGTCGCCGCTCTGAGCAGCCGCTACTTCTAA
- the hbaa2 gene encoding hemoglobin, alpha adult 2 isoform X2: MSLTDIDKSLVKAFWGKVSEKADIIGHEALTRIYFAHWPDLSPGSESVKKHGKTVIGALTDAVNKIDDLFGGLSALSDLHAFKLRVEPGNFKILSHNLLVALAINFPADFTPEVHIAMDKFFAAVSAALAEKYR, encoded by the exons ATGAGTCTGACAGATATAGATAAATCCCTGGTCAAGGCTTTCTGGGGTAAAGTTTCCGAAAAGGCTGACATTATTGGCCATGAAGCTCTG ACCAGAATCTATTTTGCTCATTGGCCTGATCTCTCTCCTGGCTCTGAGTCAGTAAAGAAGCATGGCAAAACCGTGATAGGCGCACTGACCGATGCTGTGAATAAAATTGACGACCTTTTTGGTGGCCTGAGTGCCCTAAGTGATCTGCACGCTTTCAAGTTGCGCGTGGAACCAGGAAATTTCAAG ATTTTATCTCACAATCTCCTCGTGGCCCTTGCCATCAATTTTCCTGCTGATTTCACTCCAGAGGTGCACATTGCTATGGACAAGTTTTTCGCCGCTGTGTCTGCAGCACTTGCTGAGAAATACAGATGA
- the hbaa2 gene encoding hemoglobin, alpha adult 2 isoform X1: MSLTDIDKSLVKAFWGKVSEKADIIGHEALVRMLLVYPQTRIYFAHWPDLSPGSESVKKHGKTVIGALTDAVNKIDDLFGGLSALSDLHAFKLRVEPGNFKILSHNLLVALAINFPADFTPEVHIAMDKFFAAVSAALAEKYR; the protein is encoded by the exons ATGAGTCTGACAGATATAGATAAATCCCTGGTCAAGGCTTTCTGGGGTAAAGTTTCCGAAAAGGCTGACATTATTGGCCATGAAGCTCTGGTAAG AATGCTTCTTGTCTACCCTCAGACCAGAATCTATTTTGCTCATTGGCCTGATCTCTCTCCTGGCTCTGAGTCAGTAAAGAAGCATGGCAAAACCGTGATAGGCGCACTGACCGATGCTGTGAATAAAATTGACGACCTTTTTGGTGGCCTGAGTGCCCTAAGTGATCTGCACGCTTTCAAGTTGCGCGTGGAACCAGGAAATTTCAAG ATTTTATCTCACAATCTCCTCGTGGCCCTTGCCATCAATTTTCCTGCTGATTTCACTCCAGAGGTGCACATTGCTATGGACAAGTTTTTCGCCGCTGTGTCTGCAGCACTTGCTGAGAAATACAGATGA
- the LOC117595667 gene encoding hemoglobin subunit beta-like, with translation MVHWTDAERHEIADLWGKISPEELGQQALSRLLIVYPWTQRYFASFGNLSNAAAILGNPKVAAHGKVVVAGLAKGINNLDNVNSAYSQLSALHSDKLHVDPSNFTLLGDCLTISLAAKFGPSYFTPEVHETWQKFLNVVVSALSKQYH, from the exons ATGGTTCATTGGACAGACGCCGAGCGCCATGAGATCGCTGACCTGTGGGGAAAGATCAGCCCTGAAGAACTCGGACAACAGGCCCTTTCCAG ACTTCTGATTGTGTATCCATGGACCCAGAGGTACTTCGCTTCCTTTGGTAATCTATCCAATGCCGCAGCCATCCTAGGAAACCCAAAGGTGGCTGCCCATGGAAAGGTGGTCGTTGCTGGTCTGGCCAAAGGTATCAATAATTTGGACAACGTTAACAGCGCCTACTCTCAGCTGAGTGCGCTTCACTCTGACAAACTGCACGTGGATCCCAGCAACTTCACG CTTCTTGGTGACTGCCTCACCATAAGTCTGGCCGCGAAGTTCGGACCCTCCTACTTCACCCCTGAAGTGCACGAGACTTGGCAGAAGTTCCTGAACGTCGTCGTGTCTGCTCTGAGCAAGCAGTACCACTAA
- the LOC113536294 gene encoding hemoglobin subunit alpha, with protein MSLSAKDKAVVKDLWAKISSKADDIGSEALGRLFEVYPQTKTYFAHWSDLHPGAPQVKKHGAVIVRKIGEAIGHIDDLTGALSSLSELHAFKLRVDPANFKLLSQTIQVSIALFFPGEFTPEVHVAFDKFLQNLAVALSEKYR; from the exons ATGAGTCTCTCAGCTAAAGACAAAGCCGTCGTCAAAGACCTTTGGGCCAAGATCTCTTCGAAAGCTGATGACATTGGCAGCGAGGCACTTGGCAG GCTGTTCGAGGTCTACCCTCAGACAAAGACCTACTTCGCTCACTGGTCTGATCTTCATCCCGGAGCACCCCAAGTGAAAAAGCACGGAGCCGTAATTGTAAGGAAAATTGGAGAAGCCATTGGCCACATTGACGATCTTACCGGAGCTCTAAGCTCACTAAGCGAGCTGCATGCTTTCAAGCTCCGTGTTGATCCTGCTAATTTCAAG CTCCTGTCCCAGACCATCCAGGTGAGCATCGCCTTGTTCTTCCCTGGGGAATTCACCCCCGAAGTTCACGTGGCTTTTGACAAGTTTCTCCAGAACCTGGCCGTTGCTCTGTCTGAGAAGTACCGCTGA